A stretch of Lactuca sativa cultivar Salinas chromosome 6, Lsat_Salinas_v11, whole genome shotgun sequence DNA encodes these proteins:
- the LOC111897693 gene encoding uncharacterized protein LOC111897693 yields MGHVFDFEKSWELLRADPKWNKMSTSSELQSKRSRNSSSVDVSNARTNIDLNADDDEIPDDIQEISPPRRPPGRDKVRRAARHAEEMETIAKDAAEMRAKFDEHNLLIKEKNELKRRYLEFLERQAREKQEQKERELMTHQLSILRTSEESLAPADLAVLQTMKEQIRKQYLG; encoded by the coding sequence ATGGGTCATGTTTTcgactttgaaaaatcatgggaattGTTGCGAGCGGATCCAAAGTGGAATAAAATGTCTACATCGTCGGAGCTTCAATCCAAAAGGTCTCGCAATTCTAGCTCGGTCGACGTGTCGAACGCACGGACTAACATCGACCTAAACGCCGATGACGATGAGATCCCGGATGATATCCAAGAGATATCCCCACCACGACGACCGCCAGGACGCGACAAAGTGAGGCGTGCTGCAAGGCATGCGGAGGAGATGGAGACGATAGCAAAAGATGCGGCGGAAATGAGAGCCAAATTCGACGAgcacaatttattaataaaagaaaaaaatgagttGAAACGTCGTTATTTGGAGTTCTTGGAAAGGCAAGCACGGGAGAAGCAGGAACAAAAAGAGAGGGAACTAATGACACATCAGTTGTCAATTCTTCGGACAAGTGAGGAAAGTTTAGCGCCTGCTGATCTAGCGGTGCTACAAACGATGAAAGAACAAATTAGGAAACAATATTTGGGTTAA